A DNA window from Naumovozyma dairenensis CBS 421 chromosome 7, complete genome contains the following coding sequences:
- the CFD1 gene encoding iron-sulfur cluster assembly protein CFD1 (similar to Saccharomyces cerevisiae CFD1 (YIL003W); ancestral locus Anc_7.136) yields the protein MSDSAFGEEQEEIEGPAPSLSQIKHIILILSGKGGVGKSSVTTQAALTLCNMGYKVGVLDIDLTGPSLPRMFGLENRSIYQDVDGWLPVPVETNGIGELKVISLGFLLGDRGNSVVWRGPKKTAMIKQFIKDVAWGQLDYLLIDTPPGTSDEHISIAEQLRFSEPDGAIVVTTPQGVATADVRKELNFCKKVALHILGVVENMSGFICPHCEECTNIFSSGGGAKLATEFDVPYLGNIPIDPKFVEMIENQNVSEKNLVESYGESTLCPIFKNIMDKVLAQNRPPRC from the coding sequence ATGTCAGATTCAGCATTCGgtgaagaacaagaagaaattgaaggaCCAGCTCCATCATTATCTCAAATCAAACATATCATACTAATCTTATCAGGTAAAGGTGGTGTTGGGAAAAGTTCCGTAACTACCCAAGCTGCTTTAACGTTATGTAATATGGGTTATAAAGTTGGTGTACTAGATATTGATTTAACAGGACCTTCATTACCACGAATGTTTGGATTAGAAAATAGATCGATATATCAAGATGTAGATGGTTGGTTACCTGTTCCAGTAGAGACTAACGGTATCGGTGAGTTGAAAGTGATATCCTTAGGGTTCTTGTTAGGGGATAGAGGTAATAGTGTTGTATGGAGAGGTCCAAAAAAGACTGCAATGattaaacaatttattaaagatgTTGCATGGGGACAATTAGATTATCTATTGATTGATACTCCACCAGGAACTTCAGATGAACATATTTCTATTGCAGAACAATTAAGGTTCTCTGAACCGGACGGTGCTATTGTGGTAACTACTCCTCAAGGTGTCGCTACTGCAGATGTTAGAAAggaattgaatttttgtAAGAAAGTTGCTCTGCATATTCTTGGTGTAGTGGAAAATATGTCTGGTTTCATTTGTCCTCATTGTGAAGAATGTACAAATATCTTTTCTAGTGGTGGTGGTGCCAAATTAGCTACTGAATTTGATGTACCTTATCTGGGGAATATTCCAATTGATCCtaaatttgttgaaatGATTGAAAATCAAAACGTAAGTGAGAAAAATTTGGTTGAATCATATGGTGAATCTACTTTATGCCccatttttaaaaatatcatgGATAAAGTATTAGCACAAAATAGACCACCAAGATGTTAA
- the NDAI0G01890 gene encoding Gti1/Pac2 family protein (similar to Saccharomyces cerevisiae YEL007W; ancestral locus Anc_7.132): MTMNIEPTFRGYISDEKDAMKIIQATLDGKLKYIPRRPYEIERPQLITSGNIFVFIEEISGIKRWTDGVPWSPSRIAGKFLIYRELNKDKDKEKDKDKVNESDKDKEKGNEKDNDTDKEKGKEIYRERKLSKSSSKDSTEQLKDEFKTTGLLKKTISVKLKRLLFDSVENVHLISYYTLQDVKDAKFPDIKLSPILANVEPSAELIRAIDGISLGNVKGGYNNNNNNNNNNNNNNNNNNNNNNDNGSMAFNKQSSIQNFQGNLPTTTNGISKFNTAPIILSQNGPEYYPNSTDAMMMAMKPMSYVNDKNLNNTTSQPNTAYLSAYMFQPQYPFTNNSNTNVSNVNNNTGRYHLYNTSFLPNNSAYGYPDYPTSFATLQAPLPYGYNNGQLFSTNHPPYYNNSFPPPSSNIINNNAANQMNQNTTSEQSSRNTLPPTYYLMNADPQPSPNNNNNTSAGTTSSHPSNNSIPMPPSLTNNSYASYPMNVSYYNPAPAISPHPHPSTQYSQQQPTTRSSVSNPTPSSLRSMYNKNGAITSDYTFYSNNNTTKDNNTNRTVPVDKDNNYQQYNSNSEIQRKNSNHGSNDMDSSSSYGITKQNYNNNNVIPSTSSPSSSSAQSGQQNNNNNNYYHSGYKNYNYPLGANASAAPPPSLPNLNQQQQSQSSELQPLPPQQR, encoded by the coding sequence ATGACCATGAATATCGAACCGACATTCAGAGGCTACATATCAGATGAAAAAGATGCAatgaaaattattcaagCTACATTGGAtggtaaattgaaatatatcCCTCGAAGACCTTACGAAATTGAAAGACCACAATTGATTACATCTGGTAATATTTTCGTTTTCATCGAGGAAATTTCAGGTATCAAAAGATGGACTGATGGAGTTCCTTGGTCTCCTTCAAGAATTGCTGGTAAATTCTTGATATATAGAGAACTGAATAAAGACAAggacaaagaaaaagacaAAGATAAAGTTAATGAAAGCGATAAAGACAAGGAAAAAGGCAACGAGAAAGATAACGACACTGACAAAGAGAAAGGTAAGGAAATCTATagggaaagaaaattatcCAAAAGTTCTTCAAAGGATTCTACTgaacaattgaaagatgaatTCAAAACAACGGGACTGCTTAAAAAGACAATATCtgtaaaattgaaaagattactCTTTGATTCAGTAGAAAATGTTCATTTGATATCTTATTATACTTTACAAGATGTTAAAGATGCCAAATTCCCAGATATAAAATTATCTCCAATACTAGCCAATGTGGAACCATCAGCAGAATTAATAAGAGCAATTGATGGTATATCATTGGGAAACGTTAAGGGTGgatacaacaacaataacaataacaataacaataacaataacaataataataataataataataataataatgacaatgGTAGCATGGCGTTTAATAAACAATCAAGCATACAGAATTTTCAAGGAAATCTTCCCACAACCACTAAtggaatttcaaaatttaatacggcaccaataatattaagCCAAAATGGACCGGAGTATTACCCCAATAGTACAGATGCAATGATGATGGCAATGAAACCAATGAGCTACGTCAATGACaagaatttaaataatacaacATCACAACCTAATACTGCTTATCTTAGCGCATACATGTTTCAACCTCAATATCCCTTTACTAATAATTCGAATACTAATGTTAGTAAtgtcaataataatacggGAAgatatcatctttataatACTTCTTTTCTACCAAATAATTCAGCTTATGGGTATCCGGACTATCCCACATCCTTTGCAACTTTACAAGCACCACTCCCATACGGTTATAATAATGGTCAACTATTTAGTACCAATCATCCTCCATATTATAACAATTCATTCCCTCCTCCTTCATCtaatattatcaacaataatGCTGCTAatcaaatgaatcaaaATACTACCAGTGAACAAAGTTCGCGTAATACACTTCCGCCTACATATTACTTGATGAATGCAGATCCACAACCATCgccaaataataacaacaatacaaGCGCAGGAACAACATCATCACATCCTTCGAACAATTCAATACCAATGCCTCCATCTTTAACTAATAATTCGTATGCATCGTACCCAATGAACGTTTCATATTATAACCCAGCTCCAGCTATTTCACCTCATCCTCATCCTTCTACTCAATATagtcaacaacaaccaacCACAAGATCTTCTGTATCAAATCCGACGCCGTCTTCTTTACGTTCAATGTATAATAAGAACGGGGCTATAACAAGCGATTATACTTTTTATAGCAATAACAATACTACTAAGGACAATAACACAAATAGAACCGTTCCAGtagataaagataataattacCAACAATATAACAGTAATTCTGAAATTCAACGTAAAAATTCAAACCACGGAAGTAATGATATGGATTCATCAAGTTCTTATGGGAttacaaaacaaaattataacaataataatgtaataCCTTCAACATCTTcaccttcatcatcttcagcACAAAGTGGACAACagaacaataacaataataattattatcattcaGGCTATAAAAATTATAACTATCCCCTTGGAGCAAACGCATCTGCTGCTCCTCCTCCTTCTCTTCCGAATCTTAATCAGCAACAGCAATCGCAGTCGTCTGAACTTCAGCCACTACCTCCACAACAGcgataa
- the GAL7 gene encoding UDP-glucose:hexose-1-phosphate uridylyltransferase (similar to Saccharomyces cerevisiae GAL7 (YBR018C); ancestral locus Anc_3.217) produces the protein MTHQEFDFTDHSHRRYNPLTDSWILVSPHRAKRPWLGQQETPSRPNAPEYDDKCFLCPGNHRATGGSNPKYESTYIFQNDYAAVKTEQPTLPENYNGKDVLKNRLFKVESVRGNCFVICFSPKHNVTIPQMEHGELINVVGAWQKLYNDLAKEARENEKPFKYVQIFENKGTAMGCSNLHPHGQAWCLEAIPSEVSQELKSFKKYKHENHADLLGDFVKLELQERSRIVIENDTFMCVVPYWAVWPFETMIVSKTKIASVAQFTESQKSDLASIMKTLTIKYDNMFECSFPYSMGLHQAPLNATGEELENSWFHMHFYPPLLRSATVRKFLVGFELLGEPQRDLTAEQAAQRLRNLDGEVHYLEKLDS, from the coding sequence ATGACCCATCaagaatttgatttcaCCGATCACTCCCACAGACGTTACAATCCATTAACTGACTCCTGGATCTTAGTTTCCCCACACAGAGCTAAGAGACCATGGTTAGGTCAACAAGAAACCCCATCTAGACCAAATGCCCCAGAATACGATGACAAATGTTTCCTATGTCCAGGTAACCACAGAGCAACTGGTGGGTCCAATCCAAAATATGAATCTACATacattttccaaaatgatTATGCTGCTGTTAAGACTGAACAACCAACTTTACCAGAAAACTACAACGGTAAGGATGTCTTAAAGAACAGATTGTTCAAAGTGGAATCCGTCAGAGGTAATTGTTTCGTTATTTGTTTCAGTCCAAAACATAACGTTACCATCCCACAAATGGAACATGGTGAGTTAATCAATGTTGTTGGTGCTTGGCAAAAACTTTACAATGACTTGGCAAAGGAAGCaagagaaaatgaaaaaccATTCAAATATGTGCAAATTTTCGAAAATAAAGGTACCGCTATGGGTTGTTCCAATTTACATCCTCATGGTCAAGCTTGGTGTTTGGAAGCTATTCCAAGTGAAGTTTCacaagaattgaaatcattcaagaaatataaacatGAAAATCATGCTGATTTATTAGGTGATTTCGttaaattagaattacaagaaagATCAAGGATCGTCATTGAAAATGACACTTTCATGTGTGTTGTTCCATACTGGGCTGTCTGGCCATTTGAAACTATGATTGTTTCAAAGACTAAGATTGCTTCTGTTGCTCAATTTACTGAATCTCAAAAGAGCGATTTAGCATCAATCATGAAAACTTTGACTATCAAATATGATAACATGTTTGAATGTAGTTTCCCATACTCTATGGGTCTTCATCAAGCTCCATTGAATGCAACTGGtgaagaattggaaaacaGTTGGTTCCATATGCATTTCTACCCACCATTATTGAGATCTGCTACAGTTAGAAAATTCTTAGTCGGGTTTGAATTATTAGGTGAACCTCAAAGAGATTTAACTGCTGAACAAGCTGCTCaaagattaagaaatttggaTGGTGAAGTTCATTATTTGGAAAAACTAGACTCATAA
- the ACA1 gene encoding Aca1p (similar to Saccharomyces cerevisiae ACA1 (YER045C) and CST6 (YIL036W); ancestral locus Anc_7.211), with amino-acid sequence MPNLPVCAQFMPSANLSSAYQPVNTPGSFIFFLSDSFDTNSGTGIKNQSFDNRRPINSTLDSPSYPPINNIPNIIYEPLLTNQRQQQLSPHIIPQGQVRDENREGPEAPASFIEFFAEKPKLLSQSTFVPSTIQVNSSDKISITSPHSYLYRNRTIISFQSFKTKEKIITCTNGQITHLTEDINTVNDVYDSQPPPFPGKAKGKKGYNIHVMTMNNNNMEHMQTPKEAERERLLERNRLAASKCRKRKRLQEEKFQEDYRKALQENSFLKKKIELYEKWIKNLKTGDQNGKGICSSLNETKTKMEVGKIEVDGNKKRRRVPTTVEELSMIVDIEDLDTLGAILSLESN; translated from the coding sequence ATGCCAAATCTTCCAGTTTGTGCCCAGTTTATGCCATCTGCAAACCTTTCTAGTGCTTATCAGCCAGTTAATACACCTGGatcatttatattttttctaaGCGATTCATTCGACACAAATAGCGGGACAGGAATCAAAAACCAGTCATTTGATAACAGGCGTCCTATAAATTCAACCCTTGATTCTCCAAGCTATCCTCctataaataatataccTAACATAATATATGAACCTCTCTTAACTAATCAGAGACAGCAACAATTATCACCACATATAATACCCCAGGGACAGGTCAGAGATGAAAATAGGGAAGGGCCTGAAGCACCTGCCAGCTTTATAGAGTTTTTCGCTGAGAAGCCAAAACTACTAAGTCAATCGACATTTGTTCCTTCAACAATTCAAGTAAATAGTTCTGACAAAATAAGTATTACATCACCTCATAGCTACCTATATAGAAACAGGACCATCATCTCCTTCCAATCCTTTAAAACCAAGGAGAAGATTATCACTTGTACTAATGGTCAGATTACGCATTTAACTGAAGATATAAATACTGTAAATGATGTATATGATAGTCAGCCACCTCCATTTCCAGGTAAAGCTAAAGGGAAGAAAGGCTATAACATCCATGTTATGACAATgaataacaacaatatgGAACACATGCAGACACCAAAAGAAGCCGAAAGAGAAAGATTACTTGAACGAAATAGATTAGCTGCCTCTAAGTGTAGAAAAAGGAAGAGGttacaagaagaaaaatttcaagaagatTATAGAAAGGCACTTCAAGAAAATAGTttcttaaagaaaaaaatagaacTCTATGAGAAGTGGATTAAGAACTTGAAAACCGGTGATCAGAATGGTAAAGGTATTTGTAGCTCATTAAACGAAACCAAAACTAAAATGGAGGTAGGTAAAATTGAAGTCGACGGAAACAAAAAACGTAGGAGAGTACCTACAACCGTTGAAGAACTGTCAATGATAGTTGATATCGAAGATCTTGATACATTAGGTGCTATCTTGAGTCTAGAGTCCAATTga
- the SPO73 gene encoding Spo73p (similar to Saccharomyces cerevisiae SPO73 (YER046W); ancestral locus Anc_7.212), whose protein sequence is MSKNTFIKDLEAFPKDIIIENERGLTFLGYPFYSPRLLIPRIDPPQFQIFIHSTGLLQCVSDDIIQSFQYFYPLESQFDEENAIKNDEKWFVMMDFKDRYDMDDQGWCYSWSFNNSRWKSKNGIVRRRVWVKLPSKKK, encoded by the coding sequence ATGAGTAAGAACACATTCATAAAGGATTTGGAAGCATTCCCGAAAGATATCATaatagaaaatgaaagagGGTTAACCTTTTTAGGGTATCCATTTTATTCACCAAGATTATTGATTCCAAGGATTGATCCACCacaattccaaattttcattcattctACTGGTTTATTACAATGTGTAtctgatgatattattcaatcCTTTCAGTATTTTTATCCCTTAGAATCACAgtttgatgaagaaaatgcaattaaaaatgatgaaaaatggTTCGTCATGATGGATTTTAAAGATAGGTATGATATGGATGATCAAGGTTGGTGTTATAGTTGGTcgtttaataattcaagatGGAAGTCTAAAAATGGAATAGTAAGAAGAAGAGTTTGGGTTAAATTGccttcaaagaaaaaatag
- the NDAI0G01860 gene encoding uncharacterized protein (similar to Saccharomyces cerevisiae GAL1 (YBR020W) and GAL3 (YDR009W); ancestral locus Anc_3.219) — MSIPVFHTNDRDLPDLALKKCPQVIENFKQTYGIEPDFVSRSPGRVNLIGEHIDYTDFSVLPLAIENDMLCAVKILERKENPSITLTNSDSRFAQRKFDLPLDGSYVTIDPSISDWSNYFKCGLHVAQQFLKGLHPQLYLNNPLIGLQVFCQSDIPVGSGLSSSSAFICAVALAVIRANLGTTYAVSKKDLTRITCIAEHYLGVSNGGMDQATSVYGQEDHALFVEFKPNLKATPFKFPKLQNHEIQFLIANTLIVANKFDTAPTNYNLRVIEVTTAANVLANKYGVALPHIPDSTMERGNLRDFMDAYYARYPVSHDNESKDVIMIEIERLTKMLELVEESLGEKKEGFTVDDVAEALDCSREEYTRDYLLVFPVRFQVLKLYKRAKHVFSEAQRVLKALKLMTSASPIENDEEFFQQFGQLMNESQESCDKLYECSCPEIDTICSTALQNGSYGSRLTGAGWGGCTVHLVSSGPNGNVEKVKKALIDQYYKVVCPNISDKELEEVILVSKPALGSCLYEL, encoded by the coding sequence ATGTCCATCCCTGTTTTCCATACAAATGATCGAGATTTACCAGATTTGGCACTCAAAAAATGTCCACAagtaattgaaaatttcaaacaaaCATACGGAATTGAACCAGATTTTGTTTCAAGATCACCAGGTAGAGTCAACCTAATTGGTGAGCATATCGATTACACAGATTTCTCAGTATTACCACTAGccattgaaaatgatatgTTATGTGCAGTGAAAATCTTAGaacgaaaagaaaatccaTCAATAACTTTAACAAATTCAGATAGTAGATTCGCTCAAAGGAAATTCGATCTACCATTAGATGGATCATACGTGACAATAGATCCATCGATTTCAGACTGGTCAAACTACTTCAAATGTGGTCTCCATGTTGCACAGCAATTCTTAAAAGGTTTACATCCTCAACTGTATCTAAATAATCCCTTAATAGGTTTACAAGTATTTTGTCAGAGTGATATCCCCGTAGGTAGCGgattatcttcatcatcagcttTCATTTGTGCCGTTGCATTAGCTGTCATAAGAGCTAACCTAGGCACAACGTACGCAGTATCTAAAAAGGATTTAACAAGAATCACATGTATTGCAGAACATTATCTCGGTGTAAGTAATGGTGGAATGGATCAAGCAACTTCAGTTTATGGTCAAGAAGATCATGCATTGtttgttgaatttaaaCCAAATTTAAAAGCAACTCCATTCAAGTTCCctaaattacaaaatcaTGAAATACAATTCCTTATCGCTAATACTTTGATAGTGGCAAATAAATTCGATACCGCACCAACTAATTATAATTTAAGAGTCATTGAAGTTACCACAGCAGCAAACGTTTTGGCAAACAAATATGGTGTGGCATTACCTCATATACCTGATTCCACTATGGAAAGAGGGAACTTAAGAGATTTTATGGATGCTTATTACGCTAGATATCCAGTCTCACatgataatgaatctaAAGATGTTATAATGATAGAAATTGAACGATTAACAAAAATGTTGGAATTAGTAGAAGAATCATTAGGTGAAAAGAAAGAGGGATTTACAGTGGATGACGTGGCTGAAGCTTTGGATTGTTCACGTGAAGAATATACAAGAGATTATCTACTAGTATTCCCTGTAAGGTTTCAAGTACTTAAACTGTATAAAAGAGCTAAACATGTCTTTTCAGAGGCGCAAAGAGTATTAAAGgcattgaaattgatgacAAGTGCTTCACCAATTGagaatgatgaagaattttttcaacaatttggtcaattaatgaatgagTCACAAGAATCTTGTGATAAGTTGTATGAATGTTCTTGTCCTGAAATTGATACAATTTGTTCAACTGCATTACAAAATGGGTCTTATGGCTCTCGTTTGACTGGTGCAGGTTGGGGTGGTTGTACAGTTCATTTAGTATCATCTGGTCCAAATGGGAATGTGgaaaaagtgaaaaaagCATTAATCGATCAGTATTATAAAGTCGTTTGtccaaatatttcagataaagaattagaagaagtCATTTTAGTATCAAAACCTGCCCTCGGTAGTTGTCTCTATGAGTTGTAA
- the SAP1 gene encoding putative AAA family ATPase SAP1 (similar to Saccharomyces cerevisiae SAP1 (YER047C); ancestral locus Anc_7.215), with amino-acid sequence METSGNNHHILTRWTRIRKRPQQPLTDLTELYSRVANESIYYLKLEDRNCLKKSLQGWKALSTETLFKLTLIENSHPNFTSYTRDESSLQIGIKELYQKSLNHIERLQKLIKKEEEDIKGNRDSIDANKKHLTTSSFTRSRRKHFPSQASSTTPSGIYYSKKMVTTLRNNSNDNHREHHLNTNILKQNNSSPSITHVHYPNISSQPASRPIYHSASSTSSNSFNLKSKVNFTSSKPLNFYDDNGTTNTNKFRKNKDIPKEQMEQEGAKTDIIFKDFDDVVDTTVCTDNDNNNNNNNNNNDDQDTTISTNKSVPEFDLEDYFDSYLDSDEDKPDDEDTSDMIRSKTLSSLSKCSSNTSSNSSYPSVIPPLPPSLPPLPPPSSIESSLKKPISTTQITKNLKAFNSSPEIQFRSSTKDNLSHRKAVPSSSNSPSPTHSLLLARNSDLTSNKQESKLLHPSSSYSSASKKTISSVSQQQLRPITQAATKATKATKATKKSSSTYNKKPSSSSSHNNLQSNIPNKVSNIHHKKVISNSLTNKRKIKSQVSSAKYTTQQQQQQQQQQQSKTKALKLQENINGKTKMKLKTNVPSTLTNRPKTKSTTNIKKMPQEKKFTSAATPSSSLSSSSLSPPPHPPPIELTPTPQTTIEPPPEETKILEEKFINSLTGVDKQAAKQILSEIVVHGDQVHWDDIAGLESAKNSLKEAVVYPFLRPDLFRGLREPIRGMLLFGPPGTGKTMLARAVACESHSTFFSISASSLTSKYLGESEKLVRALFVIAKKLSPSIVFVDEIDSIMGSRNNENENESSRRIKNEFLVQWSSLSSAAISKDTGKNDIITSSPGREEHKEEDNRVLVLAATNLPWCIDEAARRRFVRRQYIPLPEEATRIVQFKRLLAHQKNTLTEDDFNELIKLTEGFSGSDITALAKDAAMGPLRELGDKLLDTARDNIRSIDLNDFKNSLAYIKPSVSKESLIEYEEWAAKFGSSGA; translated from the coding sequence ATGGAAACGTCAGGTAATAATCATCATATACTGACAAGATGGACCAGAATAAGGAAAAGACCCCAACAACCATTGACAGATTTAACAGAATTATATTCAAGAGTTGCAAATGAatccatttattatttgaaattagaagatcGAAATTGTCTCAAGAAATCCTTGCAAGGTTGGAAGGCACTCTCAACAGAGACTCTTTTCAAACTGactttaattgaaaattcaCATCCAAATTTTACTTCATATACTAGAGATGAATCAAGTTTACAAATAGGTATAAAAGAATTGTATCAGAAAAGTTTGAATCATATAGAAAGATTACAAAagttaataaaaaaagagGAGGAGGATATCAAAGGGAATCGCGATAGTATCGATGCCAATAAGAAACATTTAACTACTTCATCATTTACTAGAAGTCGAAGGAAACATTTCCCCTCACAAGCATCGTCAACAACACCTTCGGGAATCTACTACTCGAAGAAAATGGTCACAACGTTAAGAAACAATAGCAATGACAATCATAGAGAACATCATTTGAATACGAATATCTTAAAACAGAACAATTCATCTCCTTCTATAACCCATGTTCATTATCCAAACATTTCGTCGCAGCCAGCATCAAGACCAATATACCACTCTGCATCATCCACCTCTTCTAACAGTTTTAACTTGAAATCAAAAGTAAATTTTACGTCATCAAAGCCGTTGAATTTTTATGACGATAATGGTACtactaatactaataagttcagaaaaaataaagatattcCTAAAGAGCAAATGGAACAAGAAGGTGCCAAAACtgatataatattcaaagatttcGATGATGTAGTAGATACTACTGTCTGTactgataatgataataataataataacaacaataataataacgacGACCAAGATACAACGATATCAACAAACAAAAGCGTACCGGAATTCGATCTGGAAGATTATTTCGATTCCTATTTAGAttcagatgaagataaacCAGATGATGAGGACACTTCTGACATGATTCGTAGCAAAACATTATCAAGTTTATCGAAATGTAGTTCTAATACTTCATCAAACTCGTCATATCCGTCTGTGATCCCTCCATTACCACCTTCTCTTCCGCCGTTACCACCACCATCTTCAATTGAGtcatcattgaaaaagcCCATCTCTACCACGCAAATAACGAAAAACTTAAAAGCATTTAATTCATCTCCTGAAATTCAATTTCGTTCCTCGACTAAAGATAATCTTTCGCATCGTAAGGCAGTTCCATCGTCATCAAATTCACCTTCACCGACTCATTCATTGTTATTAGCAAGAAACAGTGATCTTACTTCTAATAAACAGGAATCAAAACTACTACATCCATCGTCGTCATATTCATCAGCatcaaagaaaacaatttcttcagTAAGTCAACAACAACTTCGACCAATAACACAAGCAGCTACAAAAGCCACAAAAGCCACAAAAGCcacaaaaaaaagttcttctacatataataaaaaaccatcatcatcatcaagcCATAATAACTTGCAatcaaatattccaaataaagtatcaaatattcatcataaGAAAGTCATTTCTAATTCTCTCACAAATAAAcgtaaaataaaatcacAAGTAAGTTCCGCAAAATACACtacacaacaacaacaacaacaacaacaacaacaacaatctaAAACAAAAGCAttgaaattacaagaaaatatcaatgggaaaacaaaaatgaaacTTAAAACGAATGTACCATCAACACTGACGAACCGTCCAAAAACAAAATCGAcaacaaatataaaaaagatGCCCcaggaaaagaaattcaCCTCAGCAGCAACtccttcatcatcattatcatcatcatcattatcaccTCCTCCTCATCCTCCACCTATTGAACTAACACCGACACCACAAACAACAATAGAACCTCCGCcagaagaaacaaaaatattagagGAAAAGTTCATAAACTCACTAACAGGTGTTGATAAACAAGCAGCCAAACAAATTCTTTCAGAAATTGTTGTCCATGGAGATCAAGTCCATTGGGATGATATAGCTGGACTTGAATCAGCTaagaattcattaaagGAAGCAGTAGTATATCCATTCTTACGACCAGATTTATTCCGTGGATTAAGAGAACCTATCCGTGGTATGCTTTTATTTGGTCCACCGGGGACAGGGAAAACTATGTTAGCTAGAGCCGTCGCATGTGAATCTCATTCCACTTTCTTCTCAATTAGTGCATCTAGTTTGActtctaaatatttaggTGAAAGCGAAAAATTAGTTAGAGCTTTATTTGTCATTGCgaaaaaattatcaccTTCAATTGTTTTCgttgatgaaattgattctATTATGGGATCtagaaataatgaaaatgaaaatgaatcgAGTAGAAGgataaaaaatgaattcttAGTTCAGTGgtcttcattatcttctgCTGCAATTTCAAAAGACACCGGAAAGAACGATATTATAACATCATCCCCGGGCAGGGAAGAAcataaagaagaagataatagAGTACTGGTATTAGCTGCAACTAATTTACCATGGTGTATTGATGAAGCagcaagaagaagattcgTAAGAAGACAATATATTCCTTTACCAGAAGAAGCAACAAGAATTGTTCAGTTCAAAAGATTATTGGCTCaccaaaaaaatacattaactgaagatgattttaatGAACTAATTAAATTGACCGAGGGATTTTCTGGTAGTGATATCACTGCATTAGCCAAAGATGCTGCAATGGGACCTTTGAGAGAATTAggtgataaattattagatacCGCAAGAGATAACATTCgatcaattgatttaaatgaCTTTAAAAATAGTTTAGCATATATCAAACCATCCGTTTCAAAAGAAAGTCTGATTGAATACGAAGAATGGGCAGCCAAATTTGGCTCATCGGGCgcataa